A genomic segment from Actinoplanes sichuanensis encodes:
- a CDS encoding discoidin domain-containing protein — MRTVVALLTAVALVPGAPARAATAEPQLITSIDTSAGGTGARLLLGDVSGDGRLDLVTMQPTYLASDTYIGRQVQALTAYDFGTGEPMWQVGTPDPRVTNNGTDIPAEIYDLDGDGDNEVLAVMQGLFRVFDGRTGTLVREFPVPGPNAWDTIVIANFRGLDHPADLVFKDRYEQVWATDEYGNLLWTHRGVTGHRPYPHDFDDDGRQELIAGYDILTPDGELLWTADMADHPDSIGVGDIDGDGAEDIVFGGAGKGGDSTNAYRSDGGLLWQNTDAVEAQQVGLGDFRPASPGLEVAGLDRVDRTATTGKDALYLVSATGETLWKENRNTLGCWGTVLEPLHNWDGTYSDLLLSWNRGCGEVAGIWNADGQRIATFPVDGRMMRGDICGDDRTEVVDYVMGDHAHLYAGGPCDLSAKVTGRPLPQAKRLYNYSRYTAEEIPTDHAQGRRWAPAGPSSWRVDLGRPREITGVETVFTGARQVRYRVETSADGRHWTTVARDVTGGRTEFTGLGRHVRLTVTGCAGRARLGSAGVLGTR, encoded by the coding sequence GTGAGAACCGTCGTCGCCCTGCTCACCGCCGTCGCCCTCGTCCCGGGGGCGCCGGCCCGGGCGGCCACGGCCGAACCGCAGCTGATCACCAGTATCGACACCAGCGCCGGTGGCACCGGCGCGCGGCTGCTGCTCGGCGACGTCAGCGGGGACGGGCGCCTCGACCTGGTCACCATGCAACCCACCTACCTGGCCAGCGACACCTACATCGGGCGTCAGGTGCAGGCACTCACCGCCTACGACTTCGGGACCGGGGAACCGATGTGGCAGGTCGGCACGCCCGACCCGCGGGTCACCAACAACGGGACCGACATCCCGGCCGAGATCTACGACCTCGACGGTGACGGCGACAACGAGGTGCTCGCCGTGATGCAGGGCCTGTTCCGGGTCTTCGACGGGCGGACCGGCACGCTCGTGCGGGAGTTCCCGGTGCCCGGGCCCAACGCCTGGGACACCATCGTGATCGCGAACTTCCGCGGGCTCGATCATCCTGCCGACCTGGTCTTCAAGGACCGGTACGAGCAGGTCTGGGCCACCGATGAGTACGGGAACCTGCTCTGGACCCACCGGGGCGTCACCGGACACCGGCCCTATCCGCACGACTTCGACGACGACGGACGGCAGGAGTTGATCGCCGGATACGACATCCTCACCCCGGACGGCGAACTGCTGTGGACCGCCGACATGGCCGACCATCCCGACTCGATCGGGGTCGGTGACATCGACGGTGACGGTGCCGAGGACATCGTGTTCGGTGGCGCCGGCAAAGGCGGGGACAGCACCAACGCGTACCGGTCGGACGGCGGTCTGCTCTGGCAGAACACCGACGCCGTGGAGGCGCAGCAGGTCGGACTCGGTGACTTCCGGCCCGCGTCACCCGGGCTGGAGGTGGCCGGTCTGGACCGGGTGGACCGGACGGCCACCACCGGTAAGGACGCGCTCTACCTGGTCTCGGCCACCGGGGAGACCCTGTGGAAGGAGAACCGCAACACCCTCGGCTGCTGGGGCACCGTCCTCGAACCCCTGCACAACTGGGACGGCACATACTCCGACCTGCTGCTCTCCTGGAACCGCGGCTGCGGCGAGGTGGCCGGTATCTGGAACGCCGACGGGCAGCGGATCGCGACGTTCCCGGTCGACGGCCGGATGATGCGCGGCGACATCTGCGGCGACGACCGGACCGAGGTCGTCGACTACGTGATGGGCGATCACGCTCATCTGTACGCCGGCGGGCCCTGCGACCTGTCGGCCAAGGTCACCGGACGGCCGCTGCCACAGGCGAAACGGCTCTACAACTACAGCCGCTACACCGCCGAGGAGATCCCGACCGACCACGCCCAGGGCCGTCGCTGGGCACCGGCCGGCCCGTCCTCGTGGCGGGTCGACCTGGGCCGCCCGCGTGAGATCACCGGGGTGGAGACCGTCTTCACCGGGGCACGTCAGGTCCGGTACCGGGTGGAGACGTCGGCCGACGGGCGCCACTGGACCACGGTGGCCCGCGACGTCACCGGCGGGCGCACCGAGTTCACCGGACTCGGCCGTCATGTTCGGCTCACCGTCACCGGCTGTGCCGGGCGGGCCCGGCTCGGCTCGGCGGGAGTACTCGGCACCAGGTAG
- a CDS encoding hemerythrin domain-containing protein, with protein sequence MSSTPSTGRPSFPGPKTCDASGMFEIHRTLQNGFDEAAGLVDGVRDGDTAHAEIVAVQLNLISNALHAHHEGEDARLWDMIDTRAPACFLHVERMKVQHAEMLGHLQGLDRAIPAWRAGARAADAERIRVALRGVSAALAAHFPDEEANIVPAIEHVVTQKEMEWFGEHGRKATPKGQGWNMVGAIISAQPDGGRSWLRKHFPGPVGLVWRFIGEPSYRRFRAALERRD encoded by the coding sequence ATGAGTTCGACTCCTTCCACCGGCCGGCCGTCCTTCCCGGGTCCCAAGACCTGCGACGCGAGCGGGATGTTCGAGATCCACCGCACCCTGCAGAACGGATTCGACGAGGCGGCCGGGTTGGTCGACGGCGTCCGGGACGGCGACACCGCCCATGCCGAGATCGTCGCCGTCCAGCTGAACCTGATCTCGAACGCGCTGCACGCCCACCACGAGGGCGAGGACGCCCGCCTCTGGGACATGATCGACACCCGGGCACCCGCCTGCTTCCTACACGTGGAACGGATGAAGGTGCAGCACGCTGAGATGCTCGGGCATCTGCAGGGCCTGGACCGGGCGATCCCGGCCTGGCGCGCCGGTGCCCGGGCGGCCGACGCCGAACGGATCCGGGTCGCCCTGCGCGGGGTCTCGGCTGCGCTGGCCGCACACTTCCCGGACGAGGAGGCCAACATCGTCCCCGCCATCGAGCACGTGGTCACCCAGAAGGAGATGGAGTGGTTCGGCGAACACGGCCGGAAGGCCACCCCGAAGGGCCAGGGCTGGAACATGGTCGGCGCGATCATCTCGGCACAGCCCGACGGCGGCCGGTCCTGGCTGCGCAAACATTTTCCGGGACCGGTCGGGCTGGTCTGGCGGTTCATCGGCGAGCCGAGCTACCGCCGGTTCCGCGCCGCCCTCGAACGCCGTGACTAG
- a CDS encoding GDSL-type esterase/lipase family protein produces the protein MRLLRHLIATALAVPLLLAVPEAASEIAPGLDGCGARPAAAAEAAAATTTVWLAGDSTMANPSATCPVGWGSQFDALFNSDVVVNNLALGGRSIQTWLYEGNVTSTIGSGGECVLSSTTPSARWQRVLDGIKAGDYLFIQFGINDGSTTCPRHVGTARYQQLMTMMAQTAKARGAHPVLLTAVAAITCSGSTAVKNRGYVTQTTAAGAATGSPVIDLQTLSVNHYNSVKLCPNNGDYTTGLVGQYFCNDHTHFETYGAQRIAGLVAGALRTQNIPLAGYLL, from the coding sequence ATGCGCCTGCTCCGGCATCTCATCGCCACCGCTCTGGCCGTACCGCTGCTTCTCGCCGTGCCCGAAGCCGCATCCGAAATCGCACCCGGACTCGACGGATGCGGCGCGCGGCCCGCGGCCGCCGCGGAGGCCGCCGCCGCGACCACCACCGTCTGGCTCGCCGGCGACTCCACCATGGCCAACCCGTCCGCGACCTGCCCGGTCGGGTGGGGGTCGCAGTTCGACGCGCTGTTCAACAGCGACGTCGTGGTCAACAACCTGGCCCTCGGCGGCCGCAGCATCCAGACCTGGCTGTACGAGGGCAACGTCACCTCGACCATCGGCTCCGGCGGCGAATGCGTGCTCAGCTCGACCACCCCGTCGGCGCGCTGGCAGCGGGTGCTCGACGGGATCAAGGCCGGTGACTACCTGTTCATCCAGTTCGGCATCAACGACGGCTCGACCACCTGCCCCCGACACGTCGGCACCGCCCGATACCAGCAGCTGATGACCATGATGGCGCAGACCGCGAAGGCCCGCGGCGCGCACCCGGTGCTGCTCACCGCGGTCGCCGCGATCACCTGCTCGGGCAGCACCGCCGTCAAGAACCGCGGCTACGTCACCCAGACCACCGCGGCCGGCGCCGCCACCGGATCACCCGTCATCGACCTGCAGACGCTCAGCGTCAACCACTACAACTCGGTCAAACTGTGCCCCAACAACGGCGACTACACGACCGGACTCGTCGGGCAGTACTTCTGCAACGACCACACCCACTTCGAGACGTACGGCGCCCAGCGCATCGCCGGACTCGTGGCCGGCGCCCTGCGCACCCAGAACATCCCGCTCGCCGGATACCTGCTGTGA
- a CDS encoding BTAD domain-containing putative transcriptional regulator → MLIGRVLGPTGIERDGTDAELGGPLPRRLIAALLAADGRPVSEDALADAVWGDRPPASPGVSLQAYVSRLRRGLGADALTRVGDGYRLTVDGTDAGRFTDEVRRGRELLGDGRPGEALRVFETGLGRWRGEAFQDLPQAYARTALTELHAVATEEYLAARLAIGDTTGVIAELEAAVEAGPYRERRWELLILALYRGARQAEAPAALRRVRARLTDELGIDPGPALQTLERQVLAQDPRLLLVARPSPPVRPLSLFLGRTTELAALTAMAGHRLVSLVGPAGAGKTRLAIEFAADEDPWFVRLADLTEPGRVPAATATAMGVRGTTADAIVTALGQSAGLLLLDNCEHVTAAVADLVLTLLARCPGLRVLATSREPLGVDGERLLPIGPLPGPDAVALLTDRITAVRPGWRPDDTETAQLDRLATALGGIPLALELAAARARAIGPGELLDSLHDRFPALGPVPRGALTPHQTLEAAVAWSVDPLPPADRALLLRLWPFEGGFPLAAVDDLERLSALISRSVVVADTTISPARYRLLEMVRAYCRDQDPQPSASRAAHAAWVRQLVEKQAPDVGGEHSAHAMRTLTRELPNLLAAIRHDLGAAPAAALRTAGRLQWFWHRGGHAGIALPLLRAALDTAPAAARSDRARAWLCSATLHTLVGDWTGAWQAHRAAGELLAPSASAASVSVSVSAFASASASAFASASASVSASGDDEIRLLRAQAAYYAALFHSAEGAFGRAVISAREAVAQARAIGADWFLPAASVALGAALAGDRQVEQGRRVLTRAAEEAIASHQNWTAALSRLRLARTLLVGDPDPARALTVLRPALACFTEEDDVSNTLVGLRTGALALALDGRPRDGAIVLAGADRCADRRGLDVTGPGLAAALTAALRGVDRAEAAEAAARLGEQQIRALIGPG, encoded by the coding sequence GTGCTGATCGGCAGGGTGCTCGGGCCGACCGGGATCGAGCGGGACGGCACCGACGCCGAGCTCGGTGGCCCGCTGCCCCGTAGGCTGATCGCCGCGCTGCTCGCGGCCGACGGGCGCCCGGTGTCGGAGGATGCGCTGGCCGACGCGGTCTGGGGTGACCGGCCGCCGGCCAGCCCGGGTGTCTCCCTACAGGCGTACGTCTCCCGGCTGCGGCGCGGGCTCGGCGCCGACGCGCTGACCCGGGTCGGCGACGGTTACCGGTTGACCGTCGACGGCACCGACGCAGGCCGGTTCACCGACGAGGTGCGGCGCGGGCGAGAGCTTCTCGGCGACGGACGGCCCGGCGAGGCGCTGCGGGTCTTCGAGACGGGGCTCGGCCGCTGGCGCGGCGAGGCTTTTCAAGACCTACCGCAGGCGTACGCCCGGACGGCGCTCACCGAACTCCACGCCGTCGCCACCGAGGAGTACCTGGCCGCGCGCCTGGCCATCGGCGACACGACCGGGGTGATCGCCGAGCTGGAGGCCGCCGTGGAGGCCGGCCCCTATCGGGAGCGCCGCTGGGAACTGCTGATCCTCGCCCTCTACCGTGGTGCCCGGCAGGCCGAGGCGCCGGCGGCGCTGCGCCGGGTCCGCGCCCGGCTCACCGACGAGCTGGGCATCGACCCCGGTCCGGCTCTACAGACGTTGGAACGCCAGGTGCTGGCCCAGGACCCGCGGCTGCTGCTCGTTGCACGGCCGTCTCCGCCCGTACGCCCGCTGTCGCTGTTTCTCGGCCGGACCACCGAACTCGCCGCGCTGACCGCGATGGCCGGCCACCGCCTGGTCAGCCTGGTCGGACCGGCGGGAGCCGGGAAGACCCGGCTGGCGATCGAATTCGCCGCGGACGAAGATCCCTGGTTCGTCCGGCTCGCCGACCTCACCGAGCCGGGCCGGGTTCCGGCCGCGACGGCGACGGCGATGGGGGTACGCGGAACGACCGCCGACGCCATCGTCACCGCCCTCGGGCAGAGCGCCGGTCTGCTGCTGCTCGACAACTGCGAACACGTCACCGCCGCCGTCGCCGATCTGGTGCTCACGCTGCTGGCCCGCTGTCCCGGCCTGCGAGTGCTGGCTACCAGCCGGGAACCGCTCGGGGTCGACGGCGAGCGCCTCCTGCCGATCGGCCCGCTGCCCGGACCGGACGCGGTCGCGCTGCTCACCGACCGGATCACCGCGGTCCGCCCCGGCTGGCGGCCGGACGACACCGAGACCGCCCAGCTCGACCGGCTCGCCACCGCGCTCGGCGGCATCCCGCTCGCTCTCGAACTGGCCGCCGCCCGGGCGCGGGCGATCGGCCCCGGTGAGCTGCTGGATTCGCTGCACGACAGGTTCCCGGCGCTGGGACCGGTCCCACGCGGCGCGCTCACCCCACACCAGACCCTCGAAGCCGCAGTCGCCTGGAGCGTCGACCCGCTGCCGCCCGCCGACCGGGCCCTGCTGTTGCGGTTGTGGCCGTTCGAGGGCGGCTTTCCGCTGGCCGCCGTCGACGACCTGGAGCGGCTGTCGGCCCTGATCAGCCGCTCGGTGGTGGTCGCCGACACGACGATCAGCCCAGCCCGCTACCGGTTGCTGGAGATGGTCCGCGCGTATTGCCGTGACCAGGATCCGCAGCCGTCGGCGAGCCGGGCCGCCCACGCCGCCTGGGTTCGTCAGCTGGTCGAAAAGCAGGCGCCGGACGTGGGCGGCGAGCACTCCGCCCACGCGATGCGCACCCTCACCCGGGAGCTGCCGAACCTGCTGGCCGCGATCCGGCACGACCTCGGCGCCGCACCGGCCGCCGCACTGCGGACCGCCGGGCGGTTGCAATGGTTCTGGCATCGCGGCGGGCACGCCGGCATCGCGTTGCCGCTGCTCCGGGCGGCCCTCGACACGGCACCGGCCGCCGCCCGCAGCGACCGGGCGCGGGCCTGGCTCTGTTCGGCCACCCTGCACACTCTGGTGGGGGACTGGACCGGGGCTTGGCAAGCGCACCGGGCCGCCGGCGAGCTGCTCGCGCCTTCGGCCTCCGCCGCCTCTGTCTCCGTTTCCGTTTCCGCTTTCGCTTCCGCCTCTGCTTCCGCTTTCGCTTCCGCCTCCGCTTCTGTCTCCGCCTCCGGTGACGATGAGATCCGTCTGCTTCGGGCCCAGGCCGCCTACTACGCGGCGCTGTTCCACTCCGCTGAAGGCGCCTTCGGCCGGGCCGTCATCAGCGCCCGCGAGGCGGTGGCCCAGGCCCGCGCGATCGGCGCTGACTGGTTCCTGCCGGCCGCGTCGGTCGCCCTCGGCGCGGCTCTCGCCGGTGACCGGCAGGTCGAACAGGGCCGGAGAGTGCTGACCCGGGCAGCCGAGGAAGCGATCGCGTCCCACCAGAACTGGACGGCTGCGCTCAGCCGGCTCCGCCTGGCCCGCACCCTGCTGGTCGGCGACCCGGACCCGGCGCGGGCGCTCACGGTGCTGCGGCCGGCGCTGGCCTGCTTCACCGAGGAGGACGACGTCAGCAACACCCTCGTCGGGCTGCGGACCGGGGCACTCGCGCTGGCCCTGGACGGACGGCCCCGGGACGGCGCGATCGTGCTGGCCGGGGCCGACAGGTGCGCCGACCGGCGTGGCCTCGACGTCACCGGCCCGGGCCTCGCTGCGGCCCTGACGGCCGCGTTGCGCGGCGTCGACCGGGCGGAGGCCGCCGAAGCCGCCGCTCGGCTCGGCGAACAGCAGATCAGGGCACTGATCGGCCCCGGCTGA
- a CDS encoding GNAT family N-acetyltransferase has product MSETPPEVPGPPPMTVPPLRYEPPSASGPTVAAAEPVAPEKPSPSPGSTTATRRPVSSSAETGRAMDWVLAEARPADYDEIVAVVDAWWGRPVAGSLPRLFLDHFHKTSLIARDSGGGLAGFLVGVLSPSRAGRAYIHFVGVSPGARGTGLGRCLYREFFALARDAGCVGVGAITAPVNTASIAFHRSMGFTVTGPVEDYDGPGRHMMVFDRAL; this is encoded by the coding sequence GTGAGCGAGACGCCGCCCGAGGTGCCCGGCCCACCGCCGATGACCGTTCCACCGCTGCGCTACGAGCCGCCATCGGCATCCGGACCGACGGTCGCGGCCGCCGAACCGGTCGCTCCGGAGAAACCGTCACCGTCTCCTGGCTCGACTACGGCAACACGCCGACCCGTGTCGTCATCCGCTGAGACCGGCCGGGCCATGGACTGGGTGCTGGCCGAAGCACGACCGGCCGACTACGACGAGATCGTCGCGGTCGTCGACGCGTGGTGGGGGCGGCCGGTCGCCGGGTCGCTGCCCCGCCTGTTCCTCGACCACTTCCACAAGACGAGCCTGATCGCGCGGGACTCCGGCGGCGGCCTCGCCGGGTTCCTCGTCGGCGTGCTGTCGCCCTCGCGAGCCGGTCGGGCGTACATCCATTTCGTCGGTGTCTCGCCCGGTGCTCGCGGCACCGGTCTCGGCCGGTGTCTCTACCGAGAATTCTTCGCGCTTGCACGGGACGCCGGATGTGTCGGGGTCGGAGCGATCACCGCGCCCGTCAACACCGCGTCGATCGCGTTCCACCGGAGCATGGGTTTCACGGTCACCGGACCGGTCGAGGACTACGACGGGCCGGGCCGGCACATGATGGTCTTCGACCGGGCTCTCTGA
- a CDS encoding DUF4287 domain-containing protein, translated as MTEPVKGPASYFPSIEKKYDQPIEHWKELIRASPLSRHGELVTWLKTEHGLGHGHANALVAHTLAEVEG; from the coding sequence ATGACCGAACCTGTGAAGGGCCCCGCCAGCTACTTTCCGTCGATCGAGAAGAAGTACGACCAACCGATCGAGCACTGGAAGGAGCTCATTCGCGCCTCCCCGTTGAGCCGACACGGTGAGCTGGTCACCTGGCTCAAGACCGAGCACGGCCTCGGCCACGGGCACGCGAACGCGCTGGTCGCGCACACCCTGGCCGAGGTTGAGGGCTGA
- a CDS encoding helix-turn-helix transcriptional regulator, producing MRADRLMAILLLLQQREQVTAADVARELEISERTARRDLDALGMAGVPVYSLQGRGGGWRLVGGARTDLSGLTAPEARALFLVAGPASAATPTVKAALRKLVRALPKPFRAQAEAAASSLVRDDRGWGSSRVGQRPPRFLDELQDAVIQGVQVRLGYVDSRGAETERTVHPLGIVAKGPSWYLVCGTEAGRRTFRVDRVSSAEPTGEPVHRPDGFDLAASWREIADEVDRRRTPMEAQAVCAPHWIGNLRIAFGGRLEVGGAAADGRIEVVIRGHDEDMLAGELAGLIAWVEVTGPPGVRHRLAALGEALVERYRRPVFECDRY from the coding sequence ATGCGAGCCGACCGCCTGATGGCCATCCTCCTGTTGTTGCAGCAACGTGAGCAGGTGACGGCCGCCGACGTCGCCCGGGAGTTGGAGATCTCCGAGCGCACCGCCCGCCGTGATCTCGACGCCCTGGGCATGGCCGGGGTGCCGGTGTACTCCCTGCAGGGCCGGGGCGGCGGCTGGCGGCTGGTGGGCGGCGCCCGTACCGACCTGTCCGGTCTGACCGCACCCGAGGCCCGCGCGCTGTTCCTGGTCGCCGGCCCGGCCTCGGCGGCGACGCCGACCGTGAAGGCGGCGCTGCGCAAGCTCGTCCGGGCTCTGCCCAAGCCCTTCCGGGCGCAGGCTGAGGCGGCGGCGTCGTCTCTGGTCAGAGACGATCGGGGATGGGGATCGAGCCGGGTCGGGCAGCGGCCGCCCCGGTTCCTCGACGAACTCCAGGACGCTGTGATCCAAGGGGTGCAGGTGCGTCTCGGCTACGTCGACAGCCGGGGTGCCGAGACCGAGCGGACCGTCCACCCGCTGGGCATCGTCGCCAAAGGCCCGTCCTGGTATCTCGTCTGCGGCACCGAGGCCGGCCGGCGGACCTTCCGCGTCGACCGGGTGTCGTCCGCTGAACCGACCGGCGAGCCCGTGCACCGCCCCGACGGGTTCGACCTGGCCGCGAGTTGGCGCGAGATCGCCGACGAGGTCGACCGCCGACGAACGCCGATGGAGGCCCAGGCGGTGTGTGCGCCGCACTGGATCGGCAACCTCCGGATCGCGTTCGGTGGCCGGCTGGAGGTGGGTGGCGCCGCCGCGGACGGCCGGATCGAGGTGGTGATCCGCGGCCACGACGAGGACATGCTGGCCGGTGAACTCGCCGGCCTGATCGCATGGGTCGAGGTGACCGGTCCGCCGGGTGTACGGCACCGCCTGGCCGCGCTCGGCGAAGCCCTCGTCGAGCGGTACCGCCGGCCGGTGTTCGAGTGCGATCGGTATTGA
- a CDS encoding alpha/beta fold hydrolase: MFDPADFPEPTLIAVNGVELEVFEAGQQNRGKPIVLCHGWPEHAFTWRYQMPALAAAGYHVIVPNQRGYGNSSRPAEVTEYDIEHLTGDLVALLDHFGYADATFVGHDWGAMVVWGLAQLHPSRVNGVINLSLPYIERGERPWIEVMEQFLGDDYYFVHFNRQPGVADAVFDENTSRFLRNLYRKNEPHREPGPGMAFIELARAETPLGEPVMSDGELAVLVAAFESTGFTGGINWYRNLDRNWHLLADVDPIIHLPALMIYGDRDAIQKSATLADYVPGVEVVDLDCGHWIQQELPEETNQAILKWLDQRGFVNA, from the coding sequence ATGTTCGATCCAGCCGATTTTCCCGAACCCACCCTCATCGCCGTCAACGGCGTGGAGCTGGAGGTCTTCGAAGCCGGGCAGCAGAACCGGGGAAAGCCGATCGTGCTCTGTCACGGCTGGCCGGAGCACGCCTTCACCTGGCGCTATCAGATGCCCGCCCTCGCCGCCGCCGGCTATCACGTCATCGTCCCGAACCAGCGGGGCTACGGGAATTCGTCCCGCCCGGCCGAGGTGACCGAGTACGACATCGAGCACCTGACGGGTGACCTGGTCGCGCTCCTCGATCACTTCGGCTACGCGGACGCCACCTTCGTCGGTCACGACTGGGGCGCGATGGTCGTCTGGGGCCTGGCCCAGTTGCATCCGAGCCGTGTCAACGGCGTGATCAACCTGAGCCTGCCCTACATCGAGCGCGGCGAGAGGCCCTGGATCGAGGTGATGGAGCAGTTCCTCGGCGACGACTACTACTTCGTCCACTTCAACCGGCAGCCGGGCGTCGCGGACGCGGTGTTCGACGAGAACACCTCCCGGTTCCTCCGCAACCTGTACCGGAAGAACGAGCCGCACCGGGAGCCTGGGCCGGGCATGGCGTTCATCGAGCTCGCGCGAGCGGAGACACCGCTCGGCGAGCCGGTGATGAGCGACGGCGAACTGGCCGTGCTCGTCGCCGCCTTCGAGTCGACCGGGTTCACCGGCGGCATCAACTGGTACCGGAACCTGGACCGCAACTGGCACCTGCTGGCCGACGTGGACCCGATCATCCACCTCCCCGCGCTCATGATCTACGGCGACCGGGACGCGATCCAGAAGTCGGCCACTCTGGCGGACTACGTCCCGGGGGTGGAGGTGGTCGATCTGGACTGCGGCCACTGGATCCAGCAGGAACTGCCGGAGGAGACCAATCAGGCCATCCTGAAGTGGCTGGACCAGCGCGGATTTGTCAACGCTTGA
- a CDS encoding LacI family DNA-binding transcriptional regulator has translation MAADGESAANRTGGDVATRVTLQTIADRVGVSRMTVSNAFSKPDQLSAALRSRILAAADELGYAGPDPTARALAKGTTGTIGIVLTSSLQYAFTDHIATSFLGAIAGQLAPTGLAITLLTSADSGAIVPARDLAMDGALIYSCDPTSSVVDVLARRRLPLVYVDQDPAPDISSVNVDDRTGARAAAQHLIDLGHRRIGLLLSGLHGPHGVVDPDVRPLDGHASRQRLQGWQDALRPAGITPQAVRQNGTGLEAARDGARLLLDRPDRPTAILCFSDVVAHGALQVAAELGIQVPRDLSLVGFDDNPIAVQVQPALTTVHQDVEAKGRAAADALTAAIAATRTSGTLTARHVLLPTGLVVRDSTAAPSSGTP, from the coding sequence GTGGCCGCTGACGGCGAATCGGCAGCGAACAGGACCGGCGGTGACGTGGCGACACGGGTGACATTGCAGACGATCGCCGACCGGGTCGGCGTCAGCCGCATGACCGTCTCCAACGCCTTCTCCAAGCCCGACCAGTTGTCGGCCGCGCTGCGCTCACGCATCCTGGCCGCCGCCGACGAACTCGGCTACGCCGGCCCCGACCCGACGGCCCGCGCCCTGGCCAAAGGCACCACCGGCACCATCGGCATCGTGCTGACCTCGTCGCTGCAGTACGCGTTCACCGACCACATCGCCACCAGCTTCCTCGGCGCCATCGCCGGGCAGCTCGCACCCACCGGCCTGGCCATCACCCTGCTCACCTCGGCCGACAGCGGCGCCATCGTCCCGGCCCGCGACCTGGCCATGGACGGCGCGCTGATCTACTCCTGCGACCCGACGTCCTCGGTCGTCGACGTGCTGGCCCGACGCAGACTGCCGCTGGTCTACGTCGACCAGGACCCGGCGCCCGACATCTCCAGCGTCAACGTCGACGACCGCACCGGCGCCCGAGCCGCCGCCCAACACCTGATCGACCTCGGCCACCGCCGCATCGGCCTGCTGCTGTCCGGCCTGCACGGCCCACACGGCGTGGTCGACCCCGACGTGCGACCCCTCGACGGCCACGCCTCCCGGCAGCGTCTTCAGGGCTGGCAGGACGCCCTGCGCCCGGCCGGCATCACCCCGCAGGCGGTCCGCCAGAACGGCACCGGCCTCGAAGCGGCCCGCGACGGCGCCCGCCTGCTACTCGACCGCCCCGACCGCCCCACCGCGATCCTCTGCTTCTCCGACGTCGTCGCCCACGGCGCGCTCCAGGTCGCCGCCGAACTCGGCATCCAGGTCCCCCGCGACCTGTCGCTGGTCGGTTTCGACGACAACCCGATCGCCGTCCAGGTCCAGCCCGCCCTCACCACCGTCCACCAGGACGTCGAGGCGAAGGGCCGCGCGGCCGCCGACGCACTCACCGCGGCCATCGCGGCGACCCGCACCTCCGGCACCCTCACCGCCCGCCACGTGCTGCTCCCCACCGGTCTGGTGGTCCGCGACAGCACCGCCGCCCCCTCCAGCGGCACGCCGTAG
- a CDS encoding glycoside hydrolase family protein, translating into MDLRRSRSILMALAGVVAFVLGGLAVPQPAAAATTLIYATFKGDGAADQELWIYQSTNGGTSYNVLYDTNFRGPTGVLRDPSIIKRGSTYFIAYTWQSWTTNSTYFAVARSTDLLNWTNIATVPSGISSTKFTWAPEFYIEGSTVNIIANVAQTTCSNCFRPYVYTAQNGDLTSWSGPQQMWGLGFNHIDAYVVKSGSTWHSFVKNETTKYIEHWTSTDRLTGGWINRGNLWSSGYEGPSLVRLDNGQYRIYVDKYTNGGLWTATSSDLNTWTGLSAVGCSGCRHGTAIPR; encoded by the coding sequence ATGGACCTCCGGAGAAGCAGAAGCATCCTGATGGCGCTCGCCGGCGTCGTCGCCTTCGTCCTCGGTGGCCTGGCCGTTCCTCAGCCGGCCGCGGCCGCCACCACGCTGATCTACGCCACCTTCAAGGGTGACGGGGCGGCCGACCAGGAGTTGTGGATCTACCAGTCCACCAATGGCGGCACCAGCTACAACGTTCTGTACGACACCAACTTCCGCGGGCCGACCGGCGTGCTGCGCGACCCGAGCATCATCAAGCGTGGCAGCACGTACTTCATCGCCTACACCTGGCAGTCCTGGACGACGAACTCGACGTACTTCGCCGTCGCGCGCAGCACCGACCTGCTGAACTGGACGAACATCGCCACCGTGCCGTCCGGGATCAGCAGCACGAAGTTCACCTGGGCGCCGGAGTTCTACATCGAGGGCTCGACGGTCAACATCATCGCCAACGTCGCGCAGACCACCTGCTCCAACTGCTTCCGGCCGTACGTCTACACGGCCCAGAACGGTGATCTCACCTCGTGGAGCGGCCCGCAGCAGATGTGGGGCCTGGGCTTCAACCACATCGACGCGTACGTGGTGAAGTCCGGCAGCACCTGGCACTCCTTCGTCAAGAACGAGACCACCAAGTACATCGAGCACTGGACCAGCACCGACCGGCTCACCGGCGGCTGGATCAACCGGGGCAACCTGTGGAGCTCCGGCTACGAGGGGCCGTCGCTGGTGCGCCTGGACAACGGCCAGTACCGCATCTACGTCGACAAGTACACCAACGGCGGCCTCTGGACCGCGACCAGCTCCGACCTCAACACCTGGACCGGCCTGAGCGCCGTCGGTTGTTCCGGTTGCCGGCACGGGACGGCCATCCCTCGGTAG